One genomic region from Coregonus clupeaformis isolate EN_2021a unplaced genomic scaffold, ASM2061545v1 scaf3190, whole genome shotgun sequence encodes:
- the LOC123489687 gene encoding histone H4, with protein MSGRGKGGKGLGKGGAKRHRKVLRDNIQGITKPAIRRLARRGGVKRISGLIYEETRGVLKVFLENVIRDAVTYTEHAKRKTVTAMDVVYALKRQGRTLYGFGG; from the coding sequence ATGTCTGGAAGAGGCAAAGGCGGCAAGGGACTTGGAAAAGGAGGCGCCAAGCGTCACCGCAAAGTTCTCCGCGATAACATCCAGGGAATCACCAAACCCGCTATCCGCCGTCTGGCTCGCCGCGGCGGCGTGAAGCGTATTTCCGGTCTGATCTACGAGGAGACCCGCGGTGTCCTGAAGGTGTTCCTGGAGAACGTGATCCGTGACGCAGTCACCTACACCGAGCACGCCAAGAGGAAGACCGTTACCGCTATGGACGTGGTCTACGCTCTGAAACGTCAGGGACGCACCCTGTACGGTTTCGGCGGTTAA
- the LOC123489686 gene encoding LOW QUALITY PROTEIN: histone H2B-like (The sequence of the model RefSeq protein was modified relative to this genomic sequence to represent the inferred CDS: deleted 1 base in 1 codon): MPEPAKSAPKKGSKKAVTKTAGKGGKKRRKSRKESYAIYVYKVLKQVHPDTGISSKAMGIMNSFVNDIFERIAGESSRLAHYNKRSTITSREIQTAVRLLLPGELAKHAVSEGTKAVTKYTSSK, translated from the exons ATGCCCGAGCCAGCAAAGTCAGCgcccaagaagggctccaagaaAGCCGTCACCAAGACCGCAGGGAAGGGCGGCAAGAAGCGCAGAAAGTCCAGGAAGGAGAGTTACGCCATCTACGTGTACAAGGTCCTGAAGCAGGTCCAC CCCGACACCGGCATCTCCTCCAAGGCCATGGGAATCATGAACTCGTTCGTGAACGACATCTTCGAGCGTATCGCCGGAGAGTCCTCTCGCCTGGCCCACTACAACAAGCGTTCTACCATCACCTCCAGGGAGATCCAGACCGCCGTGCGCCTGCTGCTCCCGGGTGAACTTGCCAAACACGCCGTGTCCGAGGGCACCAAGGCCGTAACCAAGTACACCAGCTCCAAGTAA